A DNA window from Amycolatopsis sp. DSM 110486 contains the following coding sequences:
- a CDS encoding TIGR03842 family LLM class F420-dependent oxidoreductase, which translates to MDFGIVLQTDPPASDVVRLMKAAEDQGFRYGWTFDSCVLWQEPFVIYSRILAETSSLVVGPMVTSPATRDWSVMASTFATLNDMYGNRTVCGIGRGDSAHRVVGNPPSTLATVRDCMRVVRDLAEGREVTMNDTAVRIPWIRNGRLEMWMAGYGPKALKTVGEHADGFILQCADPAIARWTIGAVREAARAAGRDPGGITICVAAPAYVGEDLAHQREQLRWFGGMVGNHVADLVARYGDSGPVPHELTDYIRARTGYDYSHHGRAGNPSTDFVPDEIVDRFCLLGPAPAHIARLQELAELGVNQFALYLMHDEREKTLAAYGGQVVGELTA; encoded by the coding sequence TTGGATTTCGGGATCGTGCTGCAGACGGACCCGCCGGCGTCGGACGTCGTGCGGCTGATGAAGGCCGCGGAGGACCAGGGGTTCCGGTACGGCTGGACGTTCGACTCGTGCGTGCTGTGGCAGGAACCGTTCGTGATCTACTCGCGGATCCTGGCGGAGACGTCGTCGCTGGTGGTGGGGCCGATGGTCACCTCGCCGGCCACGCGCGACTGGTCGGTGATGGCGTCGACCTTCGCCACGCTCAACGACATGTACGGCAACCGCACGGTGTGCGGCATCGGCCGCGGCGACTCGGCGCACCGGGTCGTCGGCAACCCACCGTCCACTTTGGCCACGGTGCGCGACTGCATGCGCGTGGTGCGCGACCTCGCCGAGGGGCGCGAGGTCACCATGAACGACACGGCCGTGCGCATCCCGTGGATCCGCAACGGGCGGCTGGAGATGTGGATGGCCGGGTACGGGCCGAAGGCGCTGAAGACCGTGGGCGAGCACGCCGACGGCTTCATCCTGCAGTGCGCCGACCCGGCCATCGCACGCTGGACGATCGGCGCGGTGCGTGAGGCCGCGCGCGCCGCCGGGCGCGACCCGGGTGGCATCACGATCTGCGTGGCCGCGCCCGCGTACGTCGGCGAAGACCTCGCCCACCAGCGCGAGCAGCTGCGCTGGTTCGGCGGCATGGTCGGCAACCACGTCGCGGACCTCGTCGCGCGCTACGGCGATTCCGGCCCGGTGCCACACGAGCTCACCGACTACATCCGCGCCCGCACCGGCTACGACTACAGCCACCACGGCCGCGCCGGCAACCCGTCCACCGACTTCGTGCCCGACGAGATCGTCGACCGGTTCTGCCTGCTCGGGCCCGCCCCCGCGCACATCGCGCGCCTGCAGGAGCTCGCGGAGCTGGGCGTGAACCAGTTCGCCCTCTACCTGATGCACGACGAACGCGAGAAGACGCTCGCTGCGTACGGCGGACAGGTCGTCGGCGAGCTCACGGCTTAG
- a CDS encoding pyridoxamine 5'-phosphate oxidase family protein, translating to MTEPKRTRNLDIYGHAELPWSRARDALIPSPSADLTFFLTTVRPDGRPHTAGVGAIWDSDALYFTSGPGTLKSRLVASRAACSVGVRLQGIDLTLEGFAGRVTDATTVAHLAAVYHANGWPVTADGDTFTAPYSAPSAGPPPWYVYRLDLRTAVGVATAEPHGATRWDFAQ from the coding sequence ATGACTGAACCCAAACGCACCCGAAACCTGGACATCTACGGCCACGCCGAACTCCCCTGGAGCCGCGCCCGCGACGCCCTCATCCCTTCGCCGAGTGCTGACCTGACCTTCTTCCTCACCACCGTCCGCCCCGACGGCCGCCCCCACACGGCCGGCGTGGGCGCCATCTGGGACTCCGACGCCCTGTACTTCACCAGCGGTCCGGGCACCTTGAAGTCGCGTCTCGTGGCATCCCGTGCGGCCTGCAGTGTGGGCGTCCGCTTGCAGGGCATCGACTTGACGTTGGAAGGCTTCGCCGGCCGCGTTACCGACGCCACCACCGTCGCCCACCTCGCCGCCGTCTACCACGCCAACGGCTGGCCGGTCACCGCGGACGGGGACACCTTCACCGCGCCGTACAGCGCGCCGAGCGCGGGTCCGCCGCCTTGGTACGTCTACCGTCTGGACCTGCGCACCGCCGTGGGCGTCGCGACGGCCGAGCCTCATGGCGCAACGCGGTGGGATTTCGCCCAGTGA